In Flavobacterium luteolum, the DNA window ACGAAAGATTTCCAATTTCGTCCAAAAATAAAGTTCCGCCATTAGCCGCTTCAAAATATCCTTTTTTATCGTTTATTGCTCCAGTAAAAGATCCTTTTAAGTGACCAAAAAATTCACTCGCCGCCAATTCTTTCGGAATTGCCCCGCAATCTACTGCAATAAAATTGTTGTCTTTTCTTCTACTCTGCTGATGAATGCTTTTGGCTATAATTTCTTTTCCTGTACCACTTTCACCAATAATTAAAACAGACATATCGGTTGGACTTACCAATTGAATATGATCTAAAAGTTTTTTTGAAGCAACAGAAATTCCTTTTACAAATTCGTTCTCAGCTGTTGTGGTCTTTTTAACCGTTTTTTTCTTTTTTTCTGGAGTTTCCGATTGTTCTTCGACTTCGGCTTTTGGAGCTTGCAGCGCATTGGTGATAACCAAAAGAACCTCGTCTGGATTGAAGGGTTTAGAGATATAATCTGCCGCTCCATTTTTAATGGCTTTAACAGCAGTATTTACATCAGAGTATCCAGTCATTAAAATAACCGGAATATGCGGGTGAGAATTTTTAAATTCAGACATAAGTCCGATACCATCAGAATCAGGTAGGCGAAGATCTGTCAAAATCAAATCAAAAGATTCGTTTTTAACTGCTTCACGTGCTTCTGCTGCAGAGAAAGCTATCGTTACATCGTACGCTTTTTTGATCAGAAATTTTTCTAATAATTTACAAAACGCAATATCATCTTCTATTACTAATATCTTCGGCATCTGCTCTTAGGGACTTTTTGCTAAAATAATATTATTAAACTTGTTATTTCATAAAATTATGTAAAATATGTAAAAAAAAAGAGATTGCACGACGCAATCTCTTTTTCACCAAAAACATAAATCTAAATTCACCTAATTATATTTTCAACCAGTTACCATTGACATCTGAGTATACAGTAGCCTTTTGGTCTCCAACTGATATTTCGAGTTTATACTCTTTTTTTTCATTTACAAATGCTTTATCCAGTTTTGCTCCCGGATAAGCAGTCTGCAAGGCTGTTTTCACAGCTGCAGGTACAGCATCTGCAGTAACTTCTGTGTATTCTGATTGAATAGCCACAGTTGCATTAGTATTTTGAGAAACAGGCAATACATTTGCATGAATTGACATGGTTCCTAAAGCAACTACTGCCGATAAGATTAACTTTTTCATAATGCTGATTTTTAATTATTTCTTGATGATGTTACCAGAAGCATCTGTAAAAATGGTATACTTCTTTTCTCCACTTGAAATTTCAAGTTTATACTCGTTTTTGTCGTTTTTATAAGCTTTTTCTAGCTTAGTATTTGGAAACGATTTTTCAACTGTAGACTTCACAGCTGCCGGAATTTGGTCTGCTGCTACTTCAGTAAATGCATCTTGAAAAATTGCTGATTGAGTAATTGAGATTGCTGGAAGAACTGCAGCATTTACTGAAAGGCTTCCTAAAACAATCGCTGCTGATAAAACTAACTTTTTCATAATATTGTGGTTTTAAATTATTTTTTAAGAATGTTACCAGAAGCATCTGTATAAACGATCGATTTTTCGCCTCGAACGGTTATCTCAATTTTGTACTCCTTTTTATCATTTACCCATGCTTTTTCAAGCACTACACCAGGATAAGCTTCATCTAAGCCTTTCTTCACAGCTGCGGGAACTCCGTCTACTTCTTTATATCCATCCTGATCATTAACTGTCTGTACCATTGGGTTAGTTACAGCAGTGGTTTCTGCATGCATCGACAAACTGCCTAAGACAATTGCTGCCGATAAGATTAACTTTTTCATAGTTATAGTTTAAGGGTTAGACTTAATTATTTTTTAATCCAAGTTCCGTCTGCGTTAGCAAAAAGATTACCTGTTTTATCTCCAACAGTTACTTCAAGCTTGTATTCAGATTTTGTGTTTTTAAATGCTTTAGAAAGCACAGCATCTGGATATGCTTTTTTCAAAGCGTCTGTGACAGCTGTTGGAAGTTCTTCCAATTTAATTTCTGTATAATCATCTTGGATAGAGATTGTTTTTACGATTGTATTTGAAATTGGAGAAGTTGAAGCAAATGATGTTAAACCTCCCAAAACGATTGCGGCTGATAAAAATAAATTTTTCATGATAGTTCTTTTTTAATATAGTTAATTTGATCTTCGTATTCTTGATCCGGATTTTCACAAAATCTAAGATTTAGATTATTGTTTGATCCAAGTTCCGTCTGCATTTGCGAAAAGATTTCCAACTTTGTCGCCAACCGTTACATCAAGTTTATATTGTGCTTTTTCGTTTTTATATGCTTTAGTAATCACTGCTTCTGGATATGCTTTTTTCAAAGATTCTGTAATAGCAGCAGGTAATTCTTCTAATTTGATTTCAGTGTATTCGTCTTCGATAGAAATCGTTTTTACAATAGTATTTGTTACTTGTGTAGTTGAAGCGAATGAAGTTAAACTTCCTAAAACAATTGCGGCTGATAAAAATAAATTTTTCATAACGTATATATTTTAATTAATAGTTGTTTACGCTTTAAGTAATGAAATTATTATGCCGTAAAAGAAAAGAGCTATGCCAAAGACCATAAAATACTGTTTTTAAAGACTTTACATCAAATATACCAAAAAAAAAAATACTGTGAAAGGTGTGTAAAAGAGAAAATAAGTGTGTAATAAGTAAACACTTAAAGTGTAACCTTTAGAAAAATTTCAATAAATCAAATTCCAAATCACAAAGCTTACAGTGAAGTTTTAAGCTCCTACTTTAAAGTTTAGGTTTCCAATATTGGAATTTAAATATTGTAATTAATAAAGATTTATAAAAGAAAAAGGCTTCCAAATTTGGAAGCCTTTTAATTATTCTGGACTATTCATTTTAAATGTATCCATAAATGCAGTTGTATAATCTCCTGCAATATATTTTGGATCATCCATTAATTGTCTGTGGAAAGGGATTGTAGTTTTCACACCTTCGATTACGAATTCATCCAAAGCTCTGCGCATTTTGCTGATAGCTTCTTCACGAGATTGTGCAGTTGTAATTAACTTAGCAATCATCGAATCGTAGTTTGGCGGAATACTATATCCTGAGTAAACGTGAGTATCTAAACGAACTCCGTGTCCTCCTGGCATATGAAGCGTAGTAATTTTTCCTGGTGAAGGGCGAAAATCGTTATAAGGATCTTCAGCATTAATACGAACTTCAATAGCATGTAATTGTGGCAAGTAGTTTTTTCCTGAAATTGGAATTCCAGCAGCAACCATAATCTGCTCACGGATCAAATCATAATCAATAACTTGTTCTGTAATTGGGTGCTCTACTTGAATACGAGTATTCATTTCCATGAAATAGAAATTTCTGTGTTTATCAACCAAAAACTCTACAGTTCCAGCTCCTTCGTATTTAATGAATTCAGCAGCCTTTACAGCAGCCTCTCCCATTTTTGCACGAAGTTCGTCTGTCATGAAAGGTGAAGGTGTTTCTTCCGTCAATTTTTGGTGACGACGCTGTACCGAACAGTCTCTTTCAGAAAGGTGACATGCTTTTCCGTAAGAATCTCCAACAACCTGAATTTCGATATGACGTGGCTCTTCAATAAGTTTCTCCATGTACATTCCGTCGTTTCCAAATGCTGCAGCAGCTTCTTGACGCGCACTTTCCCAAGCTTTTTGAAGCTCTTCTTCTTTCCAGATAGCACGCATTCCTTTTCCACCACCACCAGCAGTAGCTTTCATCATAACTGGATAACCAATTTCTTTAGCTACTTTTTGCGCATGTTCGTAAGATTCTAATAATCCGTCTGAACCTGGTACACAAGGCACTCCTGCTGCTTTCATTGTAGCTTTTGCAGAAGCTTTATCTCCCATACGGTCGATCATTTCTGGAGCAGCACCGATAAATTTAATTCCATGCTCTTGACAGATTTTAGAGAATTTAGCATTCTCAGAAAGAAATCCATAACCTGGATGAATTGCATCTGCATTTGTAATTTCTGCAGCTGCAATAATATTTGACATTTTCAAATACGATAAGTTACTCGGAGGAGGACCTATACAAACCGCTTCGTCGGCAAATTTAACATGCAAACTTTCTGCATCGGCTGTAGAGTAAACTGCAACAGTTTTGATTCCCATTTCCTTACATGTACGAATTACACGTAGTGCAATTTCTCCTCTATTCGCAATTAATATTTTTTTAAACATCTTATTTTAATTAGATAATTAGACAATTTGATAATTAGATAATTTTAGATGATTAACAAAACTTTTTTCGAACCATTCTAAAATCTAAAATCTAAAATCTAAATTTATTTATGATGGATCTACTAAGAATAAAGGTTGATCAAATTCTACTGGAGACATATCGTCAACTAGAATTTTTACAATTTTACCAGAAACTTCAGATTCGATTTCGTTGAATAATTTCATTGCTTCAATTACGCAAAGAACATCACCTTTAGATACAGTGCTTCCAACTTCTGTGAAAACAGGTTTGTCTGGAGATGGTTTTCTATAGAATGTTCCAATGATTGGAGATTTTATAGTAATATATTTAGAATCGTTAGCAGCTGGTGCTTCTGGAGTTACACTTACAACTGTTGGAGCTGTAACTTGTGGAACTGCCGCTTGAGGTAAAGCTGCCTGAGCAGGTAATTGCTGTACGTAAGTTGCTTCAGTTACATTTGTTTCTAAAGTTGTTCTGATCGTGATTTTTACATCATCCATTTCTAACTTCACTTCTGCAACGCCCGAATTTGCAACAAATTTGATTAGGTTTTGAATTTCTTTTAAATCCATAATGATTCGTTTTTAGTTTTAATTTATTTTTTATCGTAAGCCCATTTTAAATAGATAGATCCCCAAGTGAATCCACCACCAAAAGCGGCAAAGATAATATTATCTCCTTTTTTAAGCTTATCTTCAAAATCAGCTAATACTAATGGCAAAGTTCCAGAAGTAGTATTACCGTATCTTTCGATATTTACCAGCACTTTAGACTCGTCTAATTCCAGTCTTCCTGCAGTAGCATCGATAATACGTTTGTTAGCTTGGTGCGGCACTAACCAGTCAACATCTTGATTTGTCAAATTATTTCTTTGTAAAATCAATTCGCTGGCATCAGCCATATTAGTTACAGCATATTTGAAAACAGTTTTACCGTCTTGCATAATATTGTGCTGTCTGTTTTTAATAGTTTCTTCTGAAGGCGGAATCAAAGAACCTCCTGCTGGAATTTTAAGAAAATCACGTCCTACACCATCACTTCTCAAATACTCATCCTGCAATCCTAAACCTTCATAATTTGGTTCGAAAAGAACTGCACCAGCTCCATCTCCAAAAATAATACAAGTTGCTCTATCAGTATAATCTACAATAGATGACATTTTATCGGCACCAATTAAAAGTACTTTTTTGTAACGTCCTGACTGAACATACGCTGCAGCCGTTGACATTCCGTATAAGAAACTTGAACACGCAGCCTGCAAATCGTATGAAAATGCATTTGTTGCTCCAATTTCTGTAGCAACATAAACCCCCGTAGAAGCCACCATCATATCTGGCGTTGCAGTTGCCATTATAATCATATCAATCTCAAGCGGATCAATATTTGCTTTTGCAATCAAATCCTTTGCTGCTTGTATCGCAAGGTACGATGTACCTTTATCAGCATCTTTAAGAATTCTTCTTTCTTTAATTCCTGTTCGAGCGGTAATCCACTCATCATTGGTATCAACCATTGTTTCTAATACTTGGTTCGAAAGAACGAAGTCAGGAACATAAGCTCCAACAGCGGTAATTGCGGCTGTGATTGTATTCATTATATTCTATTATTTTCCTTTCAAATTATTGATAATTTGAAAAATTTTTAAAAGACTTGAAAATTACAAAAAAAAACGTCACGAATTTGTCTATATTTTCCTAAAAATCGAAAATTATAACCAACAAAAAAAACTCTCACTATGTGAGAGTTCTAGTATAATTTACAAAAACGTATTAAGCAACCGCTTCAGATTTATCGATAACAACTTGCCCTCTGTAGTACATTTTACCTTCATGCCAGTAAGCTCTGTGGTATAAATGCGCCTCACCTGTAATAGGACATGTAGCGATTTGAGCTACAGTAGCTTTGTAATGTGTTCTTCTCTTATCTCTTCTTGTTTTCGAGGTCTTTCTCTTAGGATGTGCCATTTTACTATATTATTTATCCGTTAATAGTTTCTTTAATTTTTCCCAACGCGGGTCAATATCTTCTTCTTTGTTACTCTCTTCCTTTTGTTCTTTTACACTTAATTCATTCAGTTTTGTCAAAGCTTCTGTTTGTAGACTTCCATCTTTAACACCTGGATGAATTCTCTTCTGCGGAACAGAAAGCGCGATCATTTCATAAATATATTGTGCAATATCTACTTCATGTTCACCATGTGGTAAAATCAACAACTCTTCATTATCATCATTAAATTCTTCTCCAAAGCGAACAATTAATTTCATTTTCCCTTTTATAGGTAAATCAAAATCTTCGCCTGTCAGATCACAAGGCACGTTTACCGTTCCTTTGTGTTTGAATTCTAACTCTAACATATTACTTTTCTTATCGAAAAGTAAATTGACTTTAATATCTGAACTTTGAAACTCGTCGTACTCAAAGTTCTTAAAGAACGTGTTATTTATTTGATACTCAAAATGGTGTTTTCCTAGTTTTAATCCTATGAAAGGAATTAAAAATTCTTTTGTTTTGCTCATTTCAACATCAATTTGATCAATCCGATTCTAAAACTAGATATCCGAATTGGGGTGCAAAGATATAAAATTATTATAAAACTAATAATCTTATTCACCTTTTTTTGTTTATAACTGTTTTTCTTTTATTTTAAGAGGTTTTTGGCTAATCTCCTCATACTGATTACGCGAGCGAAAAATATCAATTGCAAGATAGACTGCTTCTTTAAATGAATTGTAATCTGCCATATCTTTTCCTGCTATATCATAAGCTGTGCCATGGTCTGGAGAAGTTCTAACCTTATTTAAACCTGCTGTATAATTAACTCCTTTTCCAAAAGACAAGGTTTTAAACGGAATTAATCCTTGATCATGATACATTGCTACAACAGCATCATATTTTTCATAATGACCGCTACCAAAGAAGCCATCTGCTGGAAATGGACCAAAAGCCATTGTCCCAGAATCAAATATTTTCTTCAATGTTGGTTTTAAAACCAAATCGTCTTCTTTTCCAATCACGCCGCCATCACCAGCATGCGGATTCAATCCTAAAACTGCAATTTTTGGCTTCACTATACTAAAATCCTGAACTAAAGACTTTCTAATAGTTTCAATTTTTTTAGTAATTAATTCTTCCGTTAAATGAGAAGCGACTTCGTTTAACGGCACATGATCTGTAATTAAACCTACTCGTAAATTATCTTGAACCATCATCATAAGCGCATCGCCTTCTAATTCTTGATTCAAATAATCGGTATGGCCTGGAAATTTAAAATCTTCAGACTGTATGTTATATTTATTAATAGGAGCTGTAACCAGAACATCTATTTCGCCATCTTTCAAAGCTTTTGTTGCCGCCACAAAAGATTTTATTGCATACTCGCCTATTTTAGGATCATTTACTCCAAAATTTATATCAACTCCTTCTCTCCAAAGATTTAGAACATTCACTTTACCCGGAATGATTTGATCTAATTTATCAACTCCATGAAATTGAATTGTCGATGTAAAACTTTTTCTAACAAAAGATAGAATTTTAGCATTTGCAAAAATAACCGGCGTACACAATTCCAACATACGAGAATCTTCGAATGTTTTCAGTATAACTTCGCTTCCAATACCGTTTAAATCTCCAACTGAAATTCCAACAATTATATTTTCTGCTTTTTTATTCATGAGCTCAGTTTATTTATTACTAATTTTGATGTGCAAATTTAGTAAAATAAAACCACAATGTTCACAGGAATTATAGAAACACTCGGCAAGGTTCACGAAATCAGAAAAGATCAAAACAATCTTCACATAACAGTTGACTCATCCATAACACACGAATTAAAAATAGACCAAAGTGTTTCGCACAACGGAATATGCCTTACAGTTGTAGCCATTAAAGACTCTCTTTATACCGTAACTGCAATTGACGAAACAATTTTAAAAACCAATATCGGCGATTGGAAAACTGGCGATATTGTAAATCTTGAAAGAGGAATGAAACTTGGCGACCGCTTAGATGGCCATATAGTACAAGGACACGTAGACCAAACTGGAACCTGCATAAAAATCGAAGAAGCAAACGGAAGTTGGAATTATACTTTTGAGTATGATAAAAACCAAAACAACATCACAATCGAAAAAGGTTCAATCACAGTAAATGGTGTTAGTCTTACGGTTGTTAATTCTAAGACTAATGAATTTAGCGTTTCAATTATTCCGTATACTTACGAACACACTAATTTCAAAGATTTCAAAGTTGGAACAAAAATCAACCTTGAGTTTGATGTAGTAGGAAAATATATTTCTAGACTTTATTCGATAAACAAATAACATTCTAGATTTTCAATAAAAAAAAGCTTCAATATTAAATTGAAGCTTTTTTTGTTTGATTTTTATGTATCGCTATTGCTCCTAAAGCTACACCGCTGGCAAGGAGAAAACTAATATTTTGATCTATCGGGAAATCAGGAGGTTGTCCACCGCAAGGAGGTTCATCACAACCGGGATCGTCTTCCATTTCATCTAAACCAGAGTTACCTGGAACTGGAGTTTCATTACTATTACCACCTTGTGAAAGGGCTACAGAAACATTTAACAACAATAAGGCAATTACTAAAAATGGGGCTTTTAGATTTTTCATAAATTCAAGCTCTTGCAAAAGCAAGTCTGTATAGTTATTGACAAATATTCTTCAATAGAAATTTCTTACGAATGCTTTTCTATCTCCAAAATCTGAAACAAAAGTATAAGTTTTTTGCAGAAAAGCAACTTTTAAAACAAAAAAGGGAAAAACAAATTTTAACATTTTTTTTCCAAAATTCTGCCAACCCTTTTCTGGAAACATTCTAGAAAAGAAAATCCTCTTTCTGCCACTATTTACAAGACAAACAAGCTTATAAGAATTTCCTGATTTAGAAAAAAAATCATTTTTCATCTTATCTGCAAAAAAATCTATATTGAGAATTTACATCAAAAATAGAGCTTGAATTCAATTCTAATTATATTCAAGAGAATGTTCATGAATTAATATATTTGTAAAATTTAATTCCATTAATTAAGAAAATTCAAAACCACAAATCCAGATCCATTTCAACCTCAAAAGAATCAAATGAAAAACAAATATACAGTCGGAAGTTTATATGCAGGTGTAGGCGGAATTTGTTTAGGATTTGAAAATGCCGGATTTAAACTAGAATGGGCTAATGAATTTGACAAAAAAGCTTGCATTACTTATAGGAACAATTTTGAACACACTCTTATTGAAGGCGATGTAATGCAACTCGATGTAAAAGAGCTTAATAAAATTGACATTCTTACCGCAGGATTTCCGTGCCAACCTTTTTCTCTTGCTGGCCATAGAAAAGGCTTTAATGATAGCAGAGGAAATCATTTCTTTAAAATATTAGATTTTATTGATGAAATGAGACCAAAAGTGGTATTTCTTGAAAATGTCAAAAACCTAAAAGGACATGACAAAGGAAACACCATGAAAGTGATTCAGCGCGAAATCAAAAAACGTAATTATACTTTTGACAGCGCAATCCTGAACACCAAAAATTTTGGAAACATTCCGCACAATCGGGAACGTATTTTTATGGTTGCGTTTGATAAAGATTTCGTCAAAAAAGGTTTTAAATTCAATTTCCCCGAAAAAGAAGAATTAACCCAAAAGGTTACCGATTTAATCATAAAAGAAAAAGTCGATAAGAAATTCTATTATACTGAAGATAAATATATGTACAACATGCTAAAAGAAGCTGTTGTAAGAGAAGATAGAATTTATCAGTTCAGGAGACAATATGTACGAGAAAACAAAAAAGAAGTATGCCCTACCCTAACTGCCAATATGGGAACTGGTGGCCATAATGTTCCAATCATTACAACAGAATTTGGTTTTAGAAAACTAACTCCAAGAGAATGTTTCCGTTTTCAAGGTTTTCCAGACAGTTACAAATTGCCAAAAATCTCCAATTCCAGTCTTTACAAGCAGGCAGGAAATTCGGTAAGCATGCCTGTTATTGAGAGACTTGCTTCAGAAATATTCAAATGCATTGAAAAAATAGAAGCCAAACAACTAAAAGCAGCAAGAGTTTAAATACTCAAAAGCATTATTGTTCCTTCAATTCTCGCGAGACAAACTTCTAGGTTTTTCTCAATATCCTTACTCCAAAACCTAAGAACGGTCCAATTTCTATCAATTAAAAAAGAGTTGACTTCTTTGTCCCGCTGTATATTTCTCTCAATTTTCGGAATCCAGTATTCTCGATTCGATTTAATTCTCAATTGCTGCGTTTCCCAATCTTTACCATGAAAAAATTCGCTGTCAACAAAAATGGCAATTTTATATTTGGCAAAAGTAAGATCGGGTCTTCCAAATATCTTTTTGTTGTTTTTTCGATACCTGTAGCCCAATTTCCATAAAGCTTTAGCAAGCCTTACTTCGCCTTTTGTTGCAGTGCTTTTTATTGCCTGCATAGTTTTACTCCGCTGTTCGGGAGTTAATCTATCCATCTGAAGATTAAATTTGTTTTGGATGGATAAAGTTAAGGGATTTTAGAAAAAGAAAAGTTTAATTTTTGATGCGGAAAATTTCAATTTTCACATTTGCAAAGCGTCAAAAAACAAAAAAGCCTTTACATTTCTGTAAAGGCTTTGTGTTTCTAAAAGAGTGGTCCCACCTGGGCTCGAACCAGGGACCACCTGATTATGAGTCAGGTGCTCTAACCAGCTGAGCTATAGGACCGGTTTAGAGGATGCAATATTACTACTATTTTTCATTCACTCCAAATATTTTAAGACATCATTTTAATTTAATTTTAAAACTTTTCTCGAATTTCAAAAACGAAATTGATTTTCAACATCTTATTCAAAAATTAAAATGGCATTTTTTTATTTAATTTCTTGGCAAAGCTCTACCAAAACTCCATTTGTGTTCTTTGGATGTAGAAAAACGACCAATTTATTATCGGCTCCTTTCTTCGGAACTTCATTAATCAAGACAAAACCTTCATTTTTTAAACGCGATATTTCAGCTTCGATATCATCAACATCAAAAGCGATGTGATGAATACCCTCTCCTTTTTTCTCTAGAAACTTTGCAATTGGACTTTCTGGATTTGTTGCCACCAAAAGTTCTATTTTATTATTTCCGGTCTGAAAGAAAGAAGTTAATACACCTTCGCTTTCTACAGCTTCCATTTTATACGACGGAACACCAAGCATTTTTTCGAACAAAACATTAGCATCCTCCATATTTTTTACTGCAATTCCGATATGTTCTATTTTGTTTACCATTGTTTCAAATTTATTGGTTCGTGTATGTTCTAAAATAACCACATTCTGCAATAACATCCTGATAATATTTGGTATCAGAATAGTCTTTTCTTAAAGCTTTAAATGAGTTCCAAGCAATAAAATTAACTTTATCATCTTGAATTTCCCAATAGCTGTTTATGTTATTGTATTTTTTATTGTAATAATCATTTCTTTCGCATTTTGAAATCAGATACAAACATTTTGCTTTTTGTTCTTTGTTCGAAGCAGCTTCAAATGCTTTTTGGTAATACATTTTAGAAACCGAATTATTTGTAATCATTTCTTTCATCGAATCTCTAAATGAATATGGACTTGAACCATAACCCACAATACTCATTTCATAAAAAGTTCTTCCGTTTCCAAAATGAGAAATATTATAAAAAGCATTTCCTAGCAAAAGACTGTTCGTGTAAACATCTTCTTTTTGAGCCAATTTATCCTGCATTTCTTTTATGGTAGTTAAGAAATCCATGAAAGTATATTTTCTCTTTTGATACGCTGCATGTTCGCAATCGTGACAATCTTTAATATTTCCGTTAAACGGATTTCCTAAGAATTTATAATATTGAACTGAATCTGTTTGTTTCATGAATTCAATCGCTTCTGGAATTTTGTTTTTGAAAGTCGCCTGAACCGCCTGAAAGTTATTAATATCCTTCAACTTTAAACTATAAACTCCTGCACCAATTTTCTCAATTTCAGATTTATTAGATTTTTCTAAAAAGCCTTTTATTGCCAGCAGATTTTTTTCATTGTCATAATAAGCATTTCCGTCGTTCCAATAACTATAGCGGGATTCTCCATAAATCTCTGCCATAACCAAATTG includes these proteins:
- a CDS encoding sigma-54-dependent transcriptional regulator, translating into MPKILVIEDDIAFCKLLEKFLIKKAYDVTIAFSAAEAREAVKNESFDLILTDLRLPDSDGIGLMSEFKNSHPHIPVILMTGYSDVNTAVKAIKNGAADYISKPFNPDEVLLVITNALQAPKAEVEEQSETPEKKKKTVKKTTTAENEFVKGISVASKKLLDHIQLVSPTDMSVLIIGESGTGKEIIAKSIHQQSRRKDNNFIAVDCGAIPKELAASEFFGHLKGSFTGAINDKKGYFEAANGGTLFLDEIGNLSYENQIQLLRALQERKIKPVGSNKEINVDIRIITATNEDLREAVKNGDFREDLYHRINEFSIQSPSLKDRGEDLMVFADYFLEKANQQLDKDVIGFSPEVVSIFQNYSWPGNLRELQNCVKRATLLTRGDFIESDVLPAEFFQIQKQPASNEVFSLSENEKETIIHALSKTQNNKSEAAKLLKITRKTLYNKLKQYNIE
- the pdxA gene encoding 4-hydroxythreonine-4-phosphate dehydrogenase PdxA, with protein sequence MNKKAENIIVGISVGDLNGIGSEVILKTFEDSRMLELCTPVIFANAKILSFVRKSFTSTIQFHGVDKLDQIIPGKVNVLNLWREGVDINFGVNDPKIGEYAIKSFVAATKALKDGEIDVLVTAPINKYNIQSEDFKFPGHTDYLNQELEGDALMMMVQDNLRVGLITDHVPLNEVASHLTEELITKKIETIRKSLVQDFSIVKPKIAVLGLNPHAGDGGVIGKEDDLVLKPTLKKIFDSGTMAFGPFPADGFFGSGHYEKYDAVVAMYHDQGLIPFKTLSFGKGVNYTAGLNKVRTSPDHGTAYDIAGKDMADYNSFKEAVYLAIDIFRSRNQYEEISQKPLKIKEKQL
- the rpmF gene encoding 50S ribosomal protein L32, translated to MAHPKRKTSKTRRDKRRTHYKATVAQIATCPITGEAHLYHRAYWHEGKMYYRGQVVIDKSEAVA
- the accC gene encoding acetyl-CoA carboxylase biotin carboxylase subunit, producing the protein MFKKILIANRGEIALRVIRTCKEMGIKTVAVYSTADAESLHVKFADEAVCIGPPPSNLSYLKMSNIIAAAEITNADAIHPGYGFLSENAKFSKICQEHGIKFIGAAPEMIDRMGDKASAKATMKAAGVPCVPGSDGLLESYEHAQKVAKEIGYPVMMKATAGGGGKGMRAIWKEEELQKAWESARQEAAAAFGNDGMYMEKLIEEPRHIEIQVVGDSYGKACHLSERDCSVQRRHQKLTEETPSPFMTDELRAKMGEAAVKAAEFIKYEGAGTVEFLVDKHRNFYFMEMNTRIQVEHPITEQVIDYDLIREQIMVAAGIPISGKNYLPQLHAIEVRINAEDPYNDFRPSPGKITTLHMPGGHGVRLDTHVYSGYSIPPNYDSMIAKLITTAQSREEAISKMRRALDEFVIEGVKTTIPFHRQLMDDPKYIAGDYTTAFMDTFKMNSPE
- a CDS encoding very short patch repair endonuclease, whose translation is MDRLTPEQRSKTMQAIKSTATKGEVRLAKALWKLGYRYRKNNKKIFGRPDLTFAKYKIAIFVDSEFFHGKDWETQQLRIKSNREYWIPKIERNIQRDKEVNSFLIDRNWTVLRFWSKDIEKNLEVCLARIEGTIMLLSI
- the dcm gene encoding DNA (cytosine-5-)-methyltransferase is translated as MKNKYTVGSLYAGVGGICLGFENAGFKLEWANEFDKKACITYRNNFEHTLIEGDVMQLDVKELNKIDILTAGFPCQPFSLAGHRKGFNDSRGNHFFKILDFIDEMRPKVVFLENVKNLKGHDKGNTMKVIQREIKKRNYTFDSAILNTKNFGNIPHNRERIFMVAFDKDFVKKGFKFNFPEKEELTQKVTDLIIKEKVDKKFYYTEDKYMYNMLKEAVVREDRIYQFRRQYVRENKKEVCPTLTANMGTGGHNVPIITTEFGFRKLTPRECFRFQGFPDSYKLPKISNSSLYKQAGNSVSMPVIERLASEIFKCIEKIEAKQLKAARV
- a CDS encoding PepSY-like domain-containing protein, which translates into the protein MKKLVLSAAIVLGSLSVNAAVLPAISITQSAIFQDAFTEVAADQIPAAVKSTVEKSFPNTKLEKAYKNDKNEYKLEISSGEKKYTIFTDASGNIIKK
- the accB gene encoding acetyl-CoA carboxylase biotin carboxyl carrier protein, with translation MDLKEIQNLIKFVANSGVAEVKLEMDDVKITIRTTLETNVTEATYVQQLPAQAALPQAAVPQVTAPTVVSVTPEAPAANDSKYITIKSPIIGTFYRKPSPDKPVFTEVGSTVSKGDVLCVIEAMKLFNEIESEVSGKIVKILVDDMSPVEFDQPLFLVDPS
- a CDS encoding riboflavin synthase, producing the protein MFTGIIETLGKVHEIRKDQNNLHITVDSSITHELKIDQSVSHNGICLTVVAIKDSLYTVTAIDETILKTNIGDWKTGDIVNLERGMKLGDRLDGHIVQGHVDQTGTCIKIEEANGSWNYTFEYDKNQNNITIEKGSITVNGVSLTVVNSKTNEFSVSIIPYTYEHTNFKDFKVGTKINLEFDVVGKYISRLYSINK
- a CDS encoding YceD family protein produces the protein MSKTKEFLIPFIGLKLGKHHFEYQINNTFFKNFEYDEFQSSDIKVNLLFDKKSNMLELEFKHKGTVNVPCDLTGEDFDLPIKGKMKLIVRFGEEFNDDNEELLILPHGEHEVDIAQYIYEMIALSVPQKRIHPGVKDGSLQTEALTKLNELSVKEQKEESNKEEDIDPRWEKLKKLLTDK
- a CDS encoding beta-ketoacyl-ACP synthase III yields the protein MNTITAAITAVGAYVPDFVLSNQVLETMVDTNDEWITARTGIKERRILKDADKGTSYLAIQAAKDLIAKANIDPLEIDMIIMATATPDMMVASTGVYVATEIGATNAFSYDLQAACSSFLYGMSTAAAYVQSGRYKKVLLIGADKMSSIVDYTDRATCIIFGDGAGAVLFEPNYEGLGLQDEYLRSDGVGRDFLKIPAGGSLIPPSEETIKNRQHNIMQDGKTVFKYAVTNMADASELILQRNNLTNQDVDWLVPHQANKRIIDATAGRLELDESKVLVNIERYGNTTSGTLPLVLADFEDKLKKGDNIIFAAFGGGFTWGSIYLKWAYDKK